Within the Scyliorhinus canicula chromosome 18, sScyCan1.1, whole genome shotgun sequence genome, the region ttaagggtaaagtagtagcatggatagaggattggttaattaatagaaagcaaagagtggggattaataggtgtttctctggttggcaatcagtagctagtggtgtccctcagggatcgtgttgggcccacaattgttcacaatttacatagatgacttggagttggggaccaggtgcaaggtgtccaagtttgcagatgacactaaggtgagtggtaaagcaaaaagtgcagaggatactggaaatctgcagagggatttggaaaggttaagtgaatgggctagggtctggcaaatggaatgcaatgttgacaaatgtgagtttatctattttggtaggaataacagcaaaagggattattatttaaataataaaatattaaagcatgttgctgtgcagagagacctgggtgtgctcgtgcatgagtcacaaaaagttggtttacaggtgcaacaggtgattaagaaagcaaatggaattttgtccttcattgctagaggaatggagtttcagactagggaggttatgctgcaattgtataaggtgttagtgaggccacacctggagtattgtgttcagttttggtctccttacctgagaaagaatgtactggcgctggagggtttgcagaggagattcactaggttaatcccagagctgaaggggttggattacgaggagagcttgagtagactgggagtgtactcgttggaatttagaaggatgaggggggatcttatagaaacatataaaattatgaagggaataggtaggatagatgcgggcaggttgtttccactggtgggtgaaagcagaactagggggcatagcctcaaaataaggggaagtagatttaggactgagtttagaaggaacttcttcacccaaagggttgtgaatctatggaattccttgcccagtgcagcagtagaggctccttcattaaatgttttaaagaaatatagatagttttttgaagaacaaagggattaagggttatggtgttcaggccagaaagtggagccgagtccacaaaagatcagccatgatctcattgaatggcggagcaggctcgaggggccagatggcctactcctgctcctagttcttatgaaaatttgatgaacattgcacccccagaaagaatgaaatttatgaacgctatgtgttcagATTACGTTTGCGGAAGACATCACTGATtccatcatttcatcactgatttaaagtcaAAAGCTAAAACCTATGATTTTTTCGCTGTCgaatcttccatgattctggACCAGAttatgtttggtgtgaatgaaaataagctgagggaacggttgctgagggaatcggaactGTCCTTGgagcaaacagttaagatttgtctgGCTCACGAGCTAGCAATGCAGCATTGTGAAATTATTCTCGGTAATGGAGGCgtcctgcggcactgaggacccgggttcgaatcccgactctgggtcactgtccgtgtggagtttgcacattctccccgtgtctgcgtgggtttcacccccacaacccaaagatgtgcagggtaggtgggttggccacgctaaattggcccttaattggggaaaaaaattaattgtgtactctaaatttattaaaagaaagtaATGGTGGCGTCTTCTTGGAGGAGAGAACTCCGGTTGCTGCCCTTTTTCCATAAAAAGGTGGCAAATGTCAAAAAAAGGAGGGAACGTTCCTGCAGTTCCTTGCACActaacaaacaggttaaagagcaggacaaagtatttctgtaaaagatgtggtcaaaggcacaaattaaggcagcgtccagcgtttggcaagttttgttccagatgcaaaggaaaaaaaattactttgctcagaattgttaccctaagctcaaccccagatcagtcagcacagtggaagacacagtctccagtgatgaaacatcattgtttgttggagtaataacagagaagttAATTTTTTGGAGACATAAAAAAATTCTCCAACActtaaaaaaaatgcaaactgataccccatttaaaataaatgaggttGATGAGGACACTTGAAGTGAGCAGTAcaatggtccaattgaagttagacactggtgccaaagccaatttaataagCATggcttattttaaaaatctaaaaattctgTCGatgagaagaaatcacaaaatctcTGTGAAAGATTATAAGGGTTCAAGCATTGAATGTTCTGGTGTTTGTGATCTGAGTTTGGTGGTGCAGAAAACAGTTTATTTCATCCCATTTTGTATTGTATCTgcgggcttggattcattattaggttaTCAGTCCTGCGAAGAATTAGGTCTGGTGCTGTTGATATacagcatccacaaaggattggatcagcACTGCAACGATTCTGAAAACATTGccagcaaattcagcgatgtgttcCCTGATTTTAATGCACTACCATTCGCCAACgagatacaatttaaagaagatgcatTATCTAAAGCACTGATACAAACTATTAGtcgtgaaattgctgaagatgtagatcggcatttcaatctcatttctaccctaccgCCCATATCAGATACAAAACCACAAGTTGTCAAGAAGATAGACCCTAACAATGGGGTAAATGCAatggtatgtgtgaaacaaaaaaatggtgaTGCTCGTATAGGcttggatcccaaagatcttaacaaaAAAAGTGTACACATTGTAAAACAATTGTTACAGaaggcaatggacagccaatctgatcatgATATCGCAAAATCACATTGCAAAGcattaccattgtcacatggtagatcgccagcagagttactcatgaatagaaggttgaattccacacttccatacttggaaaggaaggaggagaatgtggtactgcagaaaatgcaaaacattaaagcaaaacaaaagcagttctatgatagagtgtcCAGAACTTTACAaactctgagtagtgatgacattgtgagagtagaagatGCAGGCAATTGatcgagaaaagccattgtacttgaagaagtagcagctCTGTCCTACAATGTACCGAcggaggaagggttggttttaaCAAGAGATCGTTGCGCATGGGGTTGGTTTTTAGAAAAAATTGTCACTcttttgaaaaccagagaagactttcacaactaCGTGATGGATGCCGAACCTACGTTAGAATTaacgtcagctgcagtgtcagatagttcagcagttcctgagcataagaatgtcatggagaacattgaatttacaagttctgagcagcaaggtcaaactttgagacgaTCACCCAGTTTCAGAAGAAACCCTTATTGACACAATTTGCAGATTTGAACTATTTGTACATACTGCGCTTTCTGTtctcatatatatacatatatatttggTAAGCCAGTTTGAGTGTGAATGTTAGACTCAGGTGACCCCAGACTgactggggagctgggagagaggctgcttgtgcatgttcatactgttattcatctgttcttttgtatatagttgacccacagttaacgttaataaattgtttatatctttagctacaagtgttcttgtaatataaataagGCCatgcgggcagcatggttgcgcagtggttagcactgctgcctcacggcgccgaggtcccaggttcgatcccggctctgggtcactgtccgtgtggagtttgcacattctccccgtgtttgcgtgggtttcatccccacaacccaaagatgtgcagagtaggtaggttggccacactaaatcaggccatccaacaagaacattacaactcACTCACTGGGGATGTGGAgtgtcctcactcactcactggggaTGTGGAGTGTCCTCACTCATTGGGGGTGTGGAgtgtcctcactcactcactggggaTGTGGAGTGTCCTCACTCACTGGGGGTGTGGAgtgtcctcactcactcactcactggggaTGTGGAGTGTCCTCACTCATTCACTGGGGATAGGGAgtgtcctcactcactcactggggaTATGGAGtgttctcactcactcactggggaTGTGGAgtgtcctcactcactcactggggaTGTGGAGTGTCCTCACTCACTGGGGGTGTGGAgtgtcctcactcactcactcactggggaTGTGGAGTGTCCTCATTCATTCACTGGGGATAGGGAgtgtcctcactcactcactggggaTATGGAGTATCCTCACTCACTGGGGATATGGAGTGTCCTCACTCACTGGGGATGTGGAGTGTCCTCACTCACTGGGGATATGGAGTGTCCTCACTCACTGGGGATATGGAATGTCCTCACTCACTGGGGGTGTGGAGTGTCCTCACTCACTGGGGATGTGGAGTGCCCTCACTCACTGGGAATATGGAGTGTCCTCACTCACTGGGGGTGTGGAgtgtcctcactcactcactcactggggaTGTGGAgtgtcctcactcactcactggggaTAGGGAGTGTCCTCACTCATTCACTGGGGATAGGGAgtgtcctcactcactcactggggaTATGGAGTGTCCTCACTCACTGGGCATATGGAGTGTCCTCACTCACTGGGGGTATGGAGTGTCCTCACTCACTGGGGATATGGAGTGTCCTCACTCACTGGGGGTATGGAGTGTCCTCACTCACTGGGGGTGTGGAGTGTCCTCACTCACTGGGGATGTGGAGTGTCCTCACTCATTCACTGGGGATAGGGAgtgtcctcactcactcactggggGTATGGAATGTCCTCACTCACTGGGGATATGGAgtgtcctcactcactcactggggaTATGGAGTGTCCTCACTCACTGGGGATGTGGAGTGTCCTCACTCACTGGGGGTGTGGAgtgtcctcactcactcactggggaTAGGGAgtgtcctcactcactcactggggaTATGGAGTGTCCTCACTCACTGGGGATATGGAgtgtcctcactcactcactggggaTATGGAGTGTCCTCACTCACTGGGGATATGGAgtgtcctcactcactcactggggaTGTGGAGTGTCCTCACTCACTGGGGATGTGGAgtgtcctcactcactccctccctcactccgttcctcactccctccctccgtcactccctccctcattcactccctccctccgtcactccctccttcactccctccctcactcacccctccctccctcactcactccctgacTCACTGACATTGCTGCTTTATTAATAGCGGCTGGGTacattccaggacaaagcaggcggCAGCTGCGGTCATGTCAGCGGGCAGAGTGTGTGAGGCTGGCCTGCTGCTGTGGCTGAGGGAGAGGAGCTGCCTGCCGGGGGCTGTGTGCCTGGGGCTGCCGGGGGCTGCCTGCCTGGCCCGGACTCTGCCATGATGGAGCCGGGGGGTCCCTATCTGAACAGTTCTGCCCTGCTGTCCCCGCTGGGACTGCTCCGCTGCCTGCAGGCTCTGTTCGGCTGCATCACCCTCAGCCTGGTGGCTCACGACGGCGGTTTCGGCGCTGCCTCCGGCCACTTCTGCATGTTCGCCTGGGGCTGGTGCCTGGCCCTCACCGCCCTCATCCTCTCCTTCGAGTTCACCCGGCTGCACAGCTGCCTGAGCATCTCCTGGGACAACTTCACCATCGCCTTTGCCATGCTAGCCACACTCATGTATGTGACAGCCACCACCATCTACCCCATCTACTTTGTGGAGCTGGAATGCGACCAATGCCAGTCCAGGAACTTCAGgatctctgccaccacctcctcggCCCTGGCCTGCATTGCCTACGCGGTGGAGATCCACCTGACCCGGGCCAAACCGGGCCACACCGGTGCCTACATGGCCACCACCTCTGGGCTGCTCAAGGTGGTCCAGGCTTATGTCGCCTGCATCTTGTTTGGTGCCCTGCTGAGCGGCAGCGAGTACAGCCGCTACCCAGCCACCCAGTGGTGTGTGGGGGTCTACTCTCTCTGCTTCATCATCACCGCCCTGGTCATCGCCCTCAATGTGTCCGGAAGGGCCGGCCTGCTGAGATGCCCCTTCGACAGGGTGGTGGTCCTCTACACCTTCCTGGCCACCCTGCTCTACCTGAGTGCCGCCGTCATCTGGCCTGTGTTCTGCTTCGACAACAAGTACGGCTCGATGGAGAGGCCGGCCAGCTGCTCCCTGGGGGACTGCGCCTGGGACAGCCAGCTCATCATCGCCATCTTCACCTACATCAACCTCATCCTCTACACCGTCGATCTGATCTACTCGCAAAAGATCCGCTACATCGCAGAACCTTGAAGAAACGCtttgaaaacaaacaaaaagtcACTGTTGTTTTTTGTGATGATGATGCTCTCTGTGGAAAAGGAGATGCCTGAAAGAATGGGACTTGGTCCCTCACCTCCTCTGTTCAAGTTCAAATGCAATCGACCCCTATTTTTGGGTGATAACCTGGAAGCATTCTGGAACTGCCCCATCCAGGATATCAggggtgtttgtgagtgtgtgtggactgAATAATGTTATTATAGAAAGTGACATAGTTGTAACAGCAGCTGGATACTTTTATTTATTGTATGGGGGAGTATTTATATTTTTGGTTTCTCTGAGGGCAAAATCTGGTCTGAGGGTTTGTACTGAATCCCAATACCAGACGACAGGGGAATGAGTGATCCATTTTAGGAAGGAGCATGTCAATGAAGTGAGCACATTCTGTCCACTGCATTGTCGTCCCAGCTAATTTAAAATTCACAGATTTCTTCTAATAACTTTTTCCATACTGCAAAACTGGCCCATAAATATTAGCGCAGAAATTTAAGCCTTGCCGTTCTGTTTTGCATTAAACTTATTCCAGCTCATCATTTTTGGAGGCTGACAGACTTGTCATAAAGGGATGGGACATTTCCTTGCTCCTATCTTATGGGTACAGCATTGTGGATGATTCGGAGTGTGGAAACAGGTCTTGTGACCTTGCTAGTGTTTATCCTCTGCATCAGCTCCCTCCCATCCTTCTTTATAGAACCTCATCCACTTTCTGGTCTCATTCGACacctatctgtgtctgtgtggagtttgcacgttctccccgtgtctgcgtgggttccctcccacagtccaaagatgggtaggctaggtggattggccatgcttaattgccccttagtgtccaaaagggtaggtagggttacggggataagtaaTGGAGGCATGGaccttagtagggtgctctttcaaagggtgggtgcagactcaatgggccgaatggcctctttctgcacgatAGGGATTCATTCCTGTCAGATACAGTCATAATCTTGAAGATCTATTTCAGGTCACCCTCAGCCttttcgcttattgtcacgagtaggcttcaatgaagttactgtgaaaagcccctagtcgccacattccggcacctgtccgggaaggctggtacgggaatcgaaccgtgctgctggcctgcttgaaaagccagcgatttagcccagtgagctaaaccagcccctaatggtcCACCTTCTTCACCCCTTCCTGTTAGGTATAACCTCTCGGTCCTATTATCATTCTGGTAATTTTGTTGCACCTATTTTTATAACCACGAAAGACCAGAATTGTTCACAGCACTGTTGGTGCGCTGTAATCCAGGTTCTACACAATCTTAACATCACTTCTTTGCTTTTCAACTCTGTGCCCTCTGGAAATAAACCCCAGTGCTTCGTTGACCTCTAATTATGGTAACATACAAATAGATGAACCTAAGAAAAAGAGCAGCGCTGCTATTCAGTAATGTAACATTTTgtagtgccaaaggaggccatttggcccatcacactTCAAGAGAACCCTCTATCGTACCTGCTCTGCAGCTATGCGCCAATCTCCTTTAAAGCGACGCGGTAAAATGCCCTAAATTATTATTGTTTGTCACGCAGCAGACGTTTACATTCTAAACAAGAAGCCAAATCGCCGGCAGCAACTAATTGTGCACAAAAGTAGCTTGAGTTACCTCATGAAATTAAACCTCGGGCTGTTCTGCTTTGCAAAGCTATGCTGAATGCATATCTCAGGAGTTAAGTCCAATTAATGTTTAGATGGTGTGGATTTTTATTTGGGAAGGATGGGGCATGTGGCTGTTGTTTTAAATGTGGTTGAATCTCAGCCAGAGGAGGTGATAAAAGGGCCTCCTTTGTTTTATTTTGGTGGAATCAGCAAGTTTTACTCCTGCATCAGGGAGACTGAAGCAGAAATGAGTGTCCATCTAGTCCAGCGAAATAATAGAATCTACTGAATACTTTCAAATGCTGGAAAGCACCGGCGACTCCCATTATCTGGCTTCTGAGTGTAAATGTGCATGAGTACATTTTAAATGTACAATTCGTCAGATTTAGTGCCTTGAAATCTGAACTGAGATTGTTCTTAAATAATGTGTAGCACAGCCTACTGCAtaataacactgcaattaaatctcATTGAAAAGCAATAAGAGGACAAATTGTTTAATTCCATTTGAGGCAAGAAAAACGCATAGAGTAAAGATTGTCATCAAAACGAACATCAATTTATCCTGGATTCACAGCGGAGACGGTGGTATTGGTATTgttgctgggctagtaatccagagagccaggagaATGAtctggggacgtgggttcaaatttaaataaatggatataataaaatatctggaattaaaaagtctaatgatgaccatgaaatgattgtcattaaaaaaaccatctggttcaccaatgtccttgagggaaggaaatctgccacccttacctggtctggcctacatgtgactccagacccacagcgatgtggtgaCGTCTAACTGCCcccattaggggtgggcaataaatggtcgCGCAGCCtgcaacgtccacatcccatgaactaaacaaataaattttaaaaatttgtagGCATTGCGCAACCAAAATAAAGCTGCATATTGCCCCCTGTGTCTATCCTGCCCTTTATGGATATTATTATCAGATGCAGGGAAGGCTGACTATCCTAAACAGGGCACGGCAGACAGCAACTTTGAAGTGAACGGCAGAGTTGTCATAAATtccctgcagaaggaggccattcggcccattgatgtctgcaccgatgctctgaaagagcactcaacctagGCTCACTCAtccgccctatccccttaacccttcctcacctgcacatctttggactgggggaggaaaccggccaTATTGAGTGTTTTCTCAAAAATGCCTAGGACAAAAAGTTCATTTCAAACAAGAAGAACAAATGATTgaaaaactgaaacaaaaatggAAAGCGCTTGAAATAGTGAAACAAATGTGTTTATTTTCggaccgcagtggttagcactcttacctcacggcgccaaggtcccaggttcgatcccggctctgggactgtctgtgtggagtttgcgcattctccccgtgtctgtgtggatttcacccccacacccagaagctgtgcagggtaggtggattggccacgctaaattgccccttaactggaaaaaaataattggctactctaaattcattaaaaaaaaatgtttttaaatgtttttttcccctgCCTTTTCTTCCCGTTATTGTCAAACTCTGCTTGTGTGAAAATGCCAGTGGTCTAAGAAAGGAAAgtgtgtagaatcatagaatccctacattgcaggatgccattctgcccatcgagtctgcaccaaccctccgaaaggacactctatctaggcccaatcccccattctatcctgtaatcccacctaggggcaatttagcatggccaatccacctaacctgcatatctttggactgtgggaggaagccggagcacccggaggaaacccacacagacactgggaggacgtgcaaactccacacagacagtcacctgaagtcggaattgaacccggatccctggcgcggtgaggcagcagtgctaaccactgtgccacttgtgCTGTACCACCCCATGTGAAATTACATTCAGTGTTGGGAATGGATGAGGTCATGGTCACAGGACTGTCATCTGATACATAGATCAACTTTGAGCTTTTCAACCAGGGTATATCTTGATAGAAAATCAGATTTTCCTGCTGACCTTCAACATAACAACATTTCTGACATCTTGGCATAGAGAATTCAGGCAGAGGACAACCAGCAAACTCTATTAACAAGCACTGATCTAAGTATCTGACAATGTTAACCGTTTGATTGACTGAGaatgattctccgttcctgcgacTGGGgtaggatttgtggagttccatcACATCAAAGctagcaccgcacctggaccgattcagcaattaTTGCGGAGCTAGCACCGGTACCAcgtagaacacaatcgattccaatgagaagcggtgcgggattcgccaggtccatgattgacactcaggaggctgacaagctgcagccacatatacacactgcactctccatacacaccatcccagccaacaagatggcagcaagatgcgCGGCCCCACAATTTATGGAGGCCGGGTTCGAGAGCCTCCTGGACGctatggaggaggagcaggtcaccctgtaccccggcccgggaaggaggttgGCAGCCGTTAAATGAGCTGCTGGATTGCATAAGCCGTGGAGGACTGCGTCTCAGCAGGGAGACATTGCGGCACCTGTGTCATGTCCACGCGAACATGCcaacccatggaggaggaggaaacctACTCCCGGTGGcggtgaaggtcactgcagccctaaatTTCTATGTcaccgggtcattccagggctcgagcagggacctgtgtggcatatcacaACCTTCAGCCCACAGCTGCATCTGGCAGGtgacggatgccctgtatgcccgggcatcagactatatcaccttcaacctggactAGGCCCACCAAgctgcccgggctgcaggattcgctgccatcgctgggattccccaggtccaggggcctaTCGATATCACACACATCAATCTGTAAGCACCGGAGCATCAGGGGGTGCCCTCTATTACCAGGAAGGGTAAAGGTTCTGCTCTTTGAATGTTCACATCTTGTGCGACCACCAGCTGTGGAATTGGCATGTTTGTGCCCGctggcctgggagtgtgcatgacagctacatcctggtcaCTCGGACAGCCCAGTGTCTTTAACTCCACCCCAGGCTGACGGGTTGGCTTGTGTTTGTCAAGGGATACCCGCTGAAGCCAAGGCGGATGACATCGGTGCAGAGGCCCGAGAGCGAGGCGGGGCCCCGTTATAATGAGGCCCACGCCGCCACCTgcgctgtcattgagtggtgcattggcctgctcaaaatgcagttccaatgccttGACCACTCTGCCGGCGCTCTACAGTACAtcgcccccagagggtctcccgctttgtggtggtctgctctgccctccacaatctggtacagccacagcagcggggcaacatgctggaggagggggaataATGACATGCGGCCTCGTCTGAGAACCAGGAGGAGCTGCAGGATGACCCCCTCGGAGGAGCCAGAGGGTGGGAGGATAGGCGGTGGCAAGGGTCCGACATTCCTGGAGGACCAGGAAGGCCCTCCAGGTCTCCAGATTGTCCTGAGACAAGACTGAGTCCGTCagctcaaacccccccccaccatacacCATCCTTACCCCGACCACCCTCTTTCCCACTCCAATGGTCTACGTAACATCAATCCAGAGTGATGGGTCTGTCAGTGGATCCCTATACAAGGCAGAGTGATGATTTCTCACCATGAAGAATGCTCAGGTGCTCCTCaggactcctgtctttctgctgaaagcgtgctcacacccaccctcaagaTGGAGCCTGCAGCGAGGGCTTTTGATCTTGAAGGCATCAGCTGCTGCGGGCCAGGAGCATGGTGCTCCGTTGGGCGTCCGGTGCGAACCCCTTTTAGGGGCTCCCCGCGATTCTCAGGATGTGCGTTGGTGCAACACGGCCAGGAAATCGCCTGCAGCATTTACAATGCCTTATGCATTTATAAATCAGTCAACAGAGTTTTGTGCATTCGGTGGGATTAGAAGAGTATGCAATCAGAAGACACAGTAACAACAAAAGCTCATGTTAACAGCacgggtggggcagcacggtggc harbors:
- the LOC119953544 gene encoding myeloid-associated differentiation marker-like protein 2, translating into MMEPGGPYLNSSALLSPLGLLRCLQALFGCITLSLVAHDGGFGAASGHFCMFAWGWCLALTALILSFEFTRLHSCLSISWDNFTIAFAMLATLMYVTATTIYPIYFVELECDQCQSRNFRISATTSSALACIAYAVEIHLTRAKPGHTGAYMATTSGLLKVVQAYVACILFGALLSGSEYSRYPATQWCVGVYSLCFIITALVIALNVSGRAGLLRCPFDRVVVLYTFLATLLYLSAAVIWPVFCFDNKYGSMERPASCSLGDCAWDSQLIIAIFTYINLILYTVDLIYSQKIRYIAEP